One Corynebacterium yudongzhengii DNA window includes the following coding sequences:
- a CDS encoding cytochrome b encodes MSTKTDNRLGAIANNVDSRYTISGFLRPQLNKVFPTHWSFMLGEVALYSFIILLLTGVYLALFFDPSITKVIYDGAYLPLNGVEMSRAYATALDISFDVRGGLFVRQMHHWAALMFMMAMVAHMLRIFFTGAFRRPREANWIIGCTLIMLGMVEGFLGYSLPDELLSGTGLRIMSAIIVGLPIIGTWMHWAIFDGDFPSDLMLDRFYIMHVLILPGIILALIAAHLLLVWYQKHTQFPGPGRTENNVVGVRIMPVFATKAIGMGLLTAGVLALMSGLTTINAIWNLGPYNPSQVSAGSQPDVYMLWTDGLARVVPAWEIYIGNYTIPSVTWVALLAMAMVVLMFAYPWIEKWATGDDEHHNLLQRPRDVPVRSGLGAMAITFFMLMTISGGNDHVAHFFQISLNAMTWIGRIGMVILPPLAYFITYRICVSLQRDDQEVLEHGIETGTIKMMPNGAFVEVHQPLGGVDENGHAIPLEYAGAKVPKQLNQLGYADTEAHGGMFSSDDPQLGERKTRIAHDNEEEERRMFESLNEANREQDRRNGHID; translated from the coding sequence ATGAGCACCAAAACCGATAACCGCCTCGGCGCGATCGCGAACAACGTCGACTCGCGCTACACGATATCCGGATTCCTCCGCCCGCAGCTGAACAAGGTCTTCCCGACCCACTGGTCCTTCATGCTGGGTGAGGTCGCCCTCTACAGCTTCATCATCCTGCTGCTGACGGGTGTCTACCTCGCACTGTTCTTCGACCCGTCGATCACCAAGGTGATTTACGACGGTGCGTACCTCCCGCTCAACGGCGTGGAGATGTCGCGCGCCTACGCCACGGCGCTGGACATCTCGTTCGACGTCCGCGGCGGACTCTTCGTGCGTCAGATGCACCACTGGGCCGCACTGATGTTCATGATGGCCATGGTTGCGCACATGCTGCGCATCTTCTTCACCGGCGCGTTCCGTCGCCCGCGTGAGGCCAACTGGATCATCGGCTGCACCCTGATCATGCTGGGTATGGTCGAGGGCTTCCTCGGCTACTCCCTGCCGGATGAGCTGCTGTCCGGTACCGGCCTCCGTATTATGTCGGCGATCATCGTCGGCCTGCCGATCATCGGCACCTGGATGCACTGGGCCATCTTCGACGGCGACTTCCCGTCGGACCTCATGCTGGACCGCTTCTACATCATGCACGTGCTGATCCTGCCGGGCATCATCCTGGCTCTGATCGCTGCGCACCTGCTGCTGGTCTGGTACCAGAAGCACACCCAGTTCCCGGGGCCGGGTCGCACCGAGAACAACGTCGTCGGCGTCCGCATCATGCCGGTCTTCGCCACCAAGGCGATTGGTATGGGTCTGCTGACCGCGGGTGTGTTGGCGCTGATGTCCGGTCTGACGACGATCAACGCCATCTGGAACCTGGGCCCGTACAACCCGTCGCAGGTCTCCGCCGGTTCGCAGCCGGACGTCTACATGCTCTGGACCGATGGTCTGGCCCGTGTCGTTCCCGCCTGGGAGATCTACATCGGTAACTACACCATCCCGTCGGTCACCTGGGTTGCCCTGCTGGCCATGGCCATGGTCGTGTTGATGTTCGCCTACCCCTGGATCGAGAAGTGGGCCACGGGTGACGACGAGCACCACAACCTCCTCCAGCGTCCCCGCGACGTTCCGGTTCGCTCGGGCCTGGGTGCTATGGCGATCACCTTCTTTATGCTCATGACGATCTCTGGTGGTAACGACCACGTCGCCCACTTCTTCCAGATCTCGCTGAACGCCATGACCTGGATCGGTCGCATCGGCATGGTGATCCTCCCGCCGCTGGCCTACTTCATCACCTACCGCATCTGCGTCTCCCTGCAGCGCGACGACCAGGAGGTCCTCGAGCACGGTATCGAGACCGGCACCATCAAGATGATGCCGAACGGTGCCTTCGTCGAGGTCCACCAGCCGCTGGGCGGCGTCGACGAGAACGGTCACGCCATCCCGCTCGAGTACGCCGGCGCCAAGGTGCCGAAGCAGCTCAACCAGCTGGGCTACGCGGACACCGAGGCCCACGGCGGTATGTTCTCCTCCGACGACCCGCAGCTGGGTGAGCGCAAGACGCGCATCGCTCACGACAACGAAGAGGAAGAGCGCCGCATGTTCGAAAGCCTCAACGAGGCTAACCGTGAGCAGGACCGTCGTAACGGACACATCGACTAA
- a CDS encoding C40 family peptidase — MAKHRRQSANTTARRFVAATAAAAGLGLLAPGAATAAEVHVPNTDISFNVEGIENVPGIANIPGIENYIPELAGQGTDFTGAALNDIVEQVKNHPIVAQVPGLAEKIDSIAAEYGYTSETVTPAATTTSGSAPAGSAAVSSAPTSTGQAVVDAARSKIGAPYAWGAAGPNSFDCSGLTSWAYAQAGKQIPRTSQAQAAGGQQVSLNDLQPGDIIAYYSGASHVGIYTGNGTIIDALNSGTPVQERPLDYMPIHSAVRF, encoded by the coding sequence GTGGCTAAGCATCGTCGCCAGTCCGCAAACACCACCGCCCGTCGTTTCGTCGCCGCTACGGCCGCCGCTGCCGGCCTCGGCCTGCTCGCCCCCGGCGCCGCCACCGCCGCCGAGGTGCACGTGCCCAACACCGACATCTCCTTCAACGTCGAGGGCATCGAGAATGTTCCGGGCATCGCTAACATCCCGGGCATCGAGAACTACATCCCGGAGCTCGCCGGCCAGGGCACCGATTTCACCGGTGCTGCGCTGAACGACATCGTCGAGCAGGTCAAGAACCACCCGATCGTCGCGCAGGTCCCGGGCCTGGCCGAGAAGATCGATAGCATCGCGGCTGAGTACGGCTACACCTCTGAGACCGTCACCCCGGCTGCCACCACTACCTCCGGCTCCGCCCCGGCTGGTTCGGCCGCCGTGTCCTCCGCCCCGACCTCCACCGGCCAGGCTGTCGTCGACGCTGCCCGCTCCAAGATCGGCGCTCCCTACGCATGGGGCGCGGCTGGCCCGAATTCCTTCGACTGCTCCGGCCTGACCTCCTGGGCCTACGCCCAGGCTGGCAAGCAGATCCCGCGCACCTCGCAGGCGCAGGCTGCCGGCGGCCAGCAGGTCTCCCTCAATGACCTGCAGCCGGGCGACATCATCGCATACTACTCGGGCGCGTCCCACGTCGGCATCTACACCGGCAACGGCACCATCATCGACGCCCTGAACTCCGGCACCCCGGTTCAGGAGCGCCCGCTGGATTACATGCCGATCCACTCCGCGGTCCGCTTCTAG
- a CDS encoding cytochrome c oxidase subunit 3, giving the protein MTSVVSNQGMATPQRVPALNRPNIVSVGTIVFLSQELMFFAGLFAMYFTSRANGQSGDWAEQTANLNVLYGIIITAILLTSSVTSQLGVFAAEKGDVYGLRRWYLVTIALGVVFVGMVAFEYYEMIHHGVTIQSSVYGSVFYIITGFHMAHVIAGILAFIVVMLRVHKSKFTPAQATAAMVVSYYWHFVDVIWIGVFIIIYIIQ; this is encoded by the coding sequence GTGACGAGCGTAGTTTCTAACCAAGGTATGGCGACACCGCAGCGTGTCCCGGCACTGAACCGACCCAACATCGTCAGTGTCGGCACGATTGTGTTCCTGTCGCAGGAGTTGATGTTCTTCGCCGGGCTCTTCGCGATGTACTTCACGTCGCGTGCGAACGGCCAGAGCGGTGACTGGGCAGAGCAGACAGCGAACCTGAATGTTCTGTATGGCATTATCATCACGGCCATCCTGCTCACCTCCTCTGTGACTTCGCAGCTCGGCGTCTTTGCTGCTGAGAAGGGAGACGTTTATGGCCTACGCAGGTGGTACTTAGTCACGATCGCCCTCGGAGTCGTCTTCGTGGGCATGGTCGCGTTTGAGTACTACGAGATGATCCACCACGGCGTGACCATCCAGTCCAGTGTGTATGGCTCGGTGTTCTACATCATCACCGGCTTCCACATGGCGCACGTGATCGCCGGCATCCTCGCCTTCATCGTCGTGATGCTGCGCGTCCACAAGTCGAAGTTCACGCCGGCACAGGCGACGGCCGCGATGGTCGTCTCCTACTACTGGCACTTCGTCGACGTCATCTGGATCGGCGTCTTCATCATCATCTACATCATCCAGTAG
- a CDS encoding ubiquinol-cytochrome c reductase iron-sulfur subunit: protein MSNNVNRNYTDKELAAMSNEELARLGTELDDVTVAYRKGRWPVENDPAEKRASNSVIIWLALSIVMAIAFLAVYLFWPWEYRSLGEEGKLWHTFYTPALGLTSGLSIIALGMAVVTYVKKFIPEEISVQRRHDGPSEEIDRRTTTALLNDAWATSTLGRRSTLKGMLGAAGVLFGLVVAAPLGGAIKNPWRAYEMDYYGDGTLWTSGWTLHEQGVKLYLGRDIGTTAELHEGQAGTHYSTQGLSRLVRVRPEDLAAAGMETVFPLAEEHVNDGDRYDENAVVYEEHMHSIHGPRNAVMLIRLRPEDAESVIEREGQEDFHYGDYYAYSKICTHVGCPTSLYEAQTHRILCPCHQSQFDALQYGKPIFGPAARALPQLPITVDEEGYLIARGNFIEPLGPAFWERKS, encoded by the coding sequence ATGAGCAACAACGTGAATAGGAACTACACAGACAAAGAACTCGCTGCCATGAGCAACGAGGAGCTCGCGCGCCTCGGCACGGAGCTCGACGACGTCACCGTCGCCTACCGCAAGGGCCGCTGGCCGGTCGAGAATGACCCGGCCGAGAAGCGCGCGTCGAATAGCGTCATCATCTGGTTGGCGCTGTCGATCGTGATGGCGATCGCGTTCTTGGCGGTCTACCTCTTCTGGCCCTGGGAGTACCGCTCGCTCGGCGAGGAAGGCAAGCTCTGGCACACCTTCTACACGCCGGCGCTCGGCCTGACCTCGGGTCTGTCGATCATCGCCCTGGGCATGGCCGTGGTGACCTACGTGAAGAAGTTCATCCCTGAGGAAATCTCCGTCCAGCGCCGCCACGACGGCCCCTCGGAGGAGATCGACCGTCGCACCACTACCGCGCTGCTTAACGACGCCTGGGCCACCTCGACCCTCGGCCGTCGCTCGACCCTGAAGGGCATGCTCGGCGCGGCCGGCGTCCTCTTCGGCCTGGTGGTCGCCGCCCCGCTGGGTGGTGCCATCAAGAACCCGTGGCGCGCCTACGAGATGGACTACTACGGCGACGGTACGCTGTGGACCTCCGGTTGGACCCTGCACGAGCAGGGCGTGAAGCTCTACCTCGGCCGTGACATCGGCACGACCGCCGAGCTGCACGAGGGCCAGGCTGGCACGCACTACAGCACGCAGGGCCTGTCCCGCCTGGTGCGCGTCCGCCCGGAGGACCTCGCCGCCGCCGGTATGGAGACCGTCTTCCCGCTCGCCGAGGAGCACGTCAACGATGGCGATCGTTACGACGAGAACGCTGTCGTGTACGAGGAGCACATGCACTCCATCCACGGTCCGCGTAACGCCGTGATGCTGATTCGCCTCCGTCCGGAGGATGCAGAATCGGTCATCGAGCGTGAGGGGCAGGAGGACTTCCACTACGGCGACTACTACGCCTACTCGAAGATCTGCACCCACGTCGGCTGCCCGACCTCGCTGTACGAGGCACAGACCCACCGCATTCTGTGCCCTTGCCACCAGTCGCAGTTCGATGCACTGCAGTACGGTAAGCCGATCTTCGGCCCCGCTGCCCGTGCACTGCCGCAGCTGCCGATCACCGTTGACGAAGAGGGTTACCTGATCGCCAGGGGCAACTTCATTGAGCCCCTCGGCCCGGCATTCTGGGAGCGTAAGTCCTAA
- a CDS encoding c-type cytochrome: MDTNSNSAEQKNTASVAVKQSRRRRKLRKTAAGAAALTVGLTGAGVLATALTPDAQVATAQLDDQALIQEGKDIYDVACITCHGANLQGVQDRGPSLVGVGAGSVYFQVHSGRMPMMSNDAQAERKSPRYTEQQTLALAAYVAANGGGPGLVTNEDGSIAMEELRGSNYNGQIQAEDIARGGELFRLNCASCHNFTGRGGALSSGKYAPGLDPANEQEIYQAMLTGPQNMPKFSDRQLTADEKKDIIAFIKASKETPSPGGWALGALGPVSEGIAMWLIGLMALVGAAMWIGSRS, from the coding sequence ATGGATACCAACTCCAACTCCGCGGAGCAGAAGAACACCGCTTCTGTGGCCGTGAAGCAGTCCCGTCGTCGCCGCAAGCTGCGTAAGACCGCAGCCGGTGCCGCCGCCCTGACTGTCGGCCTCACCGGCGCCGGTGTGCTGGCTACCGCCCTGACCCCGGATGCGCAGGTTGCCACGGCGCAGCTCGATGACCAAGCCCTCATCCAGGAGGGCAAGGACATCTACGACGTCGCCTGCATCACCTGCCACGGCGCGAACCTGCAGGGCGTGCAGGACCGTGGCCCGTCGCTCGTCGGCGTCGGTGCCGGCTCGGTGTACTTCCAGGTGCACTCCGGCCGTATGCCGATGATGTCGAACGACGCTCAGGCTGAGCGCAAGTCGCCCCGTTACACCGAGCAGCAGACCCTGGCCCTGGCCGCCTACGTGGCAGCCAACGGTGGTGGCCCGGGTCTGGTGACCAACGAGGACGGCTCCATCGCCATGGAGGAGCTTCGCGGCTCCAACTACAACGGCCAGATCCAGGCTGAGGACATCGCCCGCGGCGGCGAGCTCTTCCGCCTGAACTGCGCGTCCTGCCACAACTTCACCGGTCGTGGCGGCGCTTTGTCCTCCGGTAAGTACGCCCCGGGTCTGGATCCTGCCAACGAGCAGGAGATCTACCAGGCGATGCTCACCGGTCCGCAGAACATGCCGAAGTTCTCCGACCGGCAGCTCACTGCGGATGAGAAGAAGGACATTATCGCATTTATCAAGGCCTCGAAGGAGACCCCGAGCCCGGGCGGCTGGGCTCTCGGTGCACTCGGCCCGGTCAGTGAGGGTATCGCCATGTGGCTCATCGGTCTGATGGCCCTGGTCGGTGCTGCTATGTGGATTGGATCGCGCTCATGA